The Arachis hypogaea cultivar Tifrunner chromosome 14, arahy.Tifrunner.gnm2.J5K5, whole genome shotgun sequence DNA window atatcattttaaatctctttaaatcatctttaatttaaaataaatttcaactaattttaaaaactgATGTTCAAGTTATGATTCGCCAAAGTTTACCAAAAATGGATTTTTACCAAAAGTGACAATTCTCTagttttccaaaacttccaaatccaaaacaactcaaagcATACCCAAATATCATAAAACACTACCTCCTACATCAATTTACCattttatagtatttttcttAATTGAACACCTATTTCACTCATTCTCTTCCACTTCTTTCTATACAATTCAACAAAATCCACAATTTATAATCAATAGCTCAACCTCAACAATTTTCACACAATATAACTCTTCATATACATTATTCACTATCATTCAATACCAACATCAACTACAATATCAAAACCCAATGTCCTCAACTCATCATCAATATTTATTATCACTCATCataatcaaattcaacatcaatattcatcatATATTCATCATAATTCATATATCACACATTCCAACACTCTATATCATCCTCttcatcatcaaacataaattcACATATATTTAATCATACACCAGTATCATTCAATCCTATCGTAAGGTCAACTAATCTAAGTATCcaaaaacattacatattacataaaggaaactgaaaccataccttgaccgattcccaaaatacaccaaacaccaaaacgaagccaccaagctcGATCCAAAAGTctcaaaccaactccaacaaacatcaaaactcaatctaacatcatacaaCATACCAATATCAAACCTAGGattcacaaaaataattaaacacaaGGTTTTAGTGAGACCTTACTTTATCCAACGAGATTAAGGGTAAAACCAACAAtattccaatgctagatcactcttaaacaaacaaaataataaaatccactcaaaaACCAAATGTAAAAATGCAAAAAATTAGGGCAGGAAAATGGAGTGCGATTTTTGAGTTCCTACTTACAAACCTTAGTTAGAAATGACGGGCTCAGCGAGAACTTTGCGTAGCCGTAAACGACTCGTCaattggagctttgtagctcaagttatggccaaaTGAAGGAGAAGATAAATAGTAACTTCTCTTATCTTCTCCCTTCACAAAATTAGGGCAAGAATGAGCTGAATGCTCATTGAAAgaggtttatatatgttgggcttgggcccagtttaacccgttagcattttaggtctgtttggcccactttgggctaaaacctttaagattagctcccggttttaaattttaaattatttttgtcctttcaaaataataaattcaattttcaaaatcttatttttctcaatacgTGGTACCGGTCAGACTAGAGCCAATATTGTCGGCTTAAGTGTCCGTACGCATTTTTGCAAAAAATTTTCGTAAAAGATACATTTTTTCACtcaaaaaattcattgaattcaaatttcaccttttatttttaaaatatcatttctatatttttgaacctatttcgaacaattaaattattattttattaaagcagtTACTCTGGTTCTTACACCTCCCCCAACGCAGACTGAGCTATTGGCCATCAACGAGTCCCTGCGACTGGAAAATCAACGAATGGTCGACCTATTGAATCAGCGGCAAAATAGCCGAAGCAAAGGGGGAGAACACAAAAACCCTGAGAACAAAGATCACAAGGAAGAGCATACATCAGAAGCTAAGCCTATCATAACAACCTCCATGAAGCCATTGGTGAAGAGGACCAATCCATTTTCAAAAGATATCATGGACTTTCAGATGCCCAAAAATTTCACCGTACCAATGGCACTAAAACCTTATGAAGGAATATGCGATCCCAACATACATGTCACCAAGTTATACTCGATGCTGTTTATGAACAGTGCATCCGATTCAATACTATGCCGAACATTCCCTACCTTTTTAGATGGTACTGTCTTGATCTGGTTTTCTAATTTATCTGCAGGTTCTGTATCAAGTTTTGACGAGTTGACCGACTTCTTCGTCAACAACTTTGTTGCATTTATCAAATATTTATGTGCATGATTCAGATTATCTCAGCACTATAAAGTAAGAACAACACAAAAGCCTTAAAGACTATATGACAAAGTTTGCCAAGGCAACCATGGAGATACTTAATCTCAACCCAAAAGTCCACCTGTACGCCATGAAAAGTAAACTCCGCTCTGAAAAATTCCAAGAGACTATAGTCGTGATAAAACCAAAGACGCTAGCTGAGTTTCGAGAAAAGGCAACAAGCTAAATTGAGATAGAAAAGCTCTAACAAATCCAAAAAGCACAAAGGCTTAACCCTAATAGGGAGGAGGAAAAGCGGAACAAGTTTCCGAGCAATAAAACagatcaaaagcctttcaaactaatgcCAAAATTTGATACGTACACCCCTTTCAACACCAAAAGAGAGGACATTATCAAAGACATCTTACATTCAAAATTGATCAAACCTCCAAACAAAGCAGGGATGTATCAAGATCAGTGATAGTAGATAAGTCCAAGTATTGCTCCTTCCATAAAAAATACGGACATACCACGACCGACTATGTTATAGAAAAAGTCCTCCTCGAAAAGCTAGCTCGCCAAGGGTTGTTAGACAAATACATTGACAGCCGAGGACATCGGCGAACTGCAGAAAATCTTGGCCAACACTCCAAATCAAATGACAATCATAGAGACAAAGAAAATGAGGTAGACGAAAACCCTAACCCACCTCGCATAATTATTAACTGTATTTCTGGTGTTTTCACAGGTGGCAAATGTAACAATTCGGCCATAAAAAGGACCTATAGGACCATGATGTTAGTTACTGATTCTGAACCAACCTACACAAAGCAATAGACAAAAACTTGGATGATTCCGTAGTTATCTCACTACAAAAAAAGTCCTCATTTACCCAGACAACAGCGCTGATGTACTTTTTTATTCCACATACCAAAGAATGAAACTAAGTGACAAAGCTCTCCAACCATCAACAGGAGAATTGGTAGGTTTCTCAGGTGAGCACGTTCCAATCCAAGGTTATATATAGTTACAAATGACATTAGGCAACTATCCTAATTGTAAAACTCTACATGTTCAATACTTGGTTGTGGACTGTAAAAACTCATATAATATCATTCTAGGCAgactttctttaattgcttttcATGCTATTGTTTCTACTTTATATTTGTGCATTAAGTTTTCCTCACAGGACAATAAAATTGTCACCATCCATGCCGATCAAAAGGAGGCCAAACAATGCTATAACGCAAGTCTTAAAGCAAACATTTCAAAGCAAACCAGCCAACAATATGTACAAGCAGTTTATAACTCGGAAGATTTACCTGCCTTGGCAAACCTGAATCCTCAAACCAACCATGAACTAAAGAGACTCCTTTCCGACTAGTATGTGGTTGTGATGCCATGATACGGGTCAAAATATCACATCAATCCAACCAAACACAAAGTATCACTGACGATGAAAATACCGAGCTAAGAGCAACCGAGCTCGACCTAGTAGAAGAAATTAGAGACAAAACACTAATCCAACAACGTGCAACTCAACTTGCTATAGATCGGAAGTATAACAAAAGAATCAAGTCGAGATCATTCCACAAAGGAGACCTCGTCCTTAGAAAAACCCGAAAATCACCAGGTCATGGGAAACTAAGTGCCAACTGGGAAGACCCTTTTCGCATACATAAAGTTATAGAATGCAGAGCATATAAAGTACAAACTTTAGAAGGCAATGACCTCCCAAGTACTTGGAATATCTTGTCTTTAAAGTTTCATTATAGTTAAGTCTATAAGTCGAAACAggtgatgtactctttttcctactaccaaaATTTATCCCTTGGTTAGATTTTTATGGAGAGATTTTAATGAGGCACACCTCTCACACCTCCAAATTATGAAGGTTTTTTCACTATCTAATAGTACAATTCTTTATCTCAACAAGACTCTTGTTgcatttttaattcattaaaccGCTTTATATGTCATAGGATAATGACACTCAACGTCCAATAATGACTTATAACAATCCAAAACTTTCCATAagaatcaatcaacaattgtcaTATTCTCAAACTCACACAATAATTATCGAAACCAAGGTAGTCAGTCACGTGTATATAGCAAAATTAGACACCTACGCATACGAAACAGATTATTAAAAACATTATCATTCAAAATaccaactaatttttcaaaatgcaTATTAACATACACTATAGAAAAACACTGCTTTGACATGTCTAACCAAAAACCAAGTTAAGATTAAACAAACTAACAGTTAAACAGTATTTGGCTGAGTTACACTCAAGCCATCAGTTTTCCAAAATgtcaaaataagaaaattaaaaacaaccTAAAACAACCTATTTTTTCAATCCGATCTCATGGTGCACCAGGGTTCTCACCCTACCCTTCTTCATCTTGGTCCTCATCTTCTATCAGCTCCCCACCCACAACAACTTTGCACAGATTCATTGCAGACAAATCCATTTCTGAAGCCAAAAACCTCACCTGCTCCATAACTCTTTCAAACCCGGCAACAAACATTTCTAGGCCGTGGTCCTCCTTGCCATTCTCCAACTCTTTTTTATCCACACCTAATACAACTACCCTAGCTTCCATACTTGTTTTCtccttctttaattttttctccCTTTTATCAAACAATTTCATCTTCTCCTCTAACACCTTAACTTGTTCCAATGCTTCTCGGATCTTATTACTTTTCTCTATATTCTCTTGCACAATCTGATCCATGCTGGCTTTGTCAAAAGTATCCCTAGTATGTTTCAGCTTTTGAGTACGGCCAATGGACATCAGTCGAGCCCCATCACCTATGAAATACAACAATAAATACCTAATACAAATAATACAAACCAAagtcaataaaaaacaaaatcctaTAAATACTATAGTTACCTGCAAATATTGCGCAGCACCGGCATCACCAACATCATGGACGAGCTTCACATCGGCAGTGCTCTGACCGTATTCATTAGCCACCAGTGTCAACGGAAAGTGCTCACTCCCCAACGATGTAAGGTCTTCATCACCCTTTTACCCGTGTCCGGTAAACTTTTTCACTTGGTTCAGATCGACCTCTTTCCCAGCAAACTTGTCCTCGGTCAAATCTACCACCTTACTCTTGTTATcattccccccccccccttttcctCTTATAATTAACCTTCTTCGCCGGCGACAACTGATTCACCTCAGCACCTCCATCAGTTTTCACATTACGTGTAGATCCCTCCCTGGCCACATTCTTAGTCCTAAAAAAGGCACGCAGGCTATTGGAAAACAGACAAAAAAGCATATATCACACACCACATTCATAAAAAGTATACTTGAAAATattcttatgttatatatatactcAGACACTGCGTCCCTATCCGTTTCCCACTCAAGCAACACTGCAACAGACAACAATTTTGAAAACGAAATATTATTCACCAGAAACTCCACCACCATTTTATTCCTATACTCCATCCTCTCCATACCCAACATTTGTCGAGGCCTAGGACACCAATATAACGGAAATTTTTCTAGCAAACACTCATCTACATACCATGGAAACTCATTCTCAACAACACTTACCTTTATATATATCGACTTAAACCCCTTAAATGACGACTTATATAAACTAAATATAACTCGGCTCGACGCACTAGCCAGGTTCAACCAACCTCCCCATTTCACACCTTTAGCCTGGAATAGTGCAAAAAACACTTCCAACGAAGGTTCAATCTTCAAATGAGCCATCAATACTTCAAACCTTCTCACAAATGTCCATGAGTTAAGATACAATTGCGACGGTACACATTTTAACTGCATCAATACACCATGCTCCAACTCTGAAAATGAGAATCTAACACCAAGCTCAACGAGTACACAGATATACATAAAGAAGAAATCAAATCCATCACTCCTATGATATACATGATCAACAACATTACacagtaaaaatttaattttcaaagctTCACCCTCTCTAACCCAAGTAGACGATGCACCTAATTGGAATATACTACGTACAGAAACTCATTCCTTGACAGAATTTGCAACCCACGAAAATGGATTATTTGGGTCCCAAACAAAAACTTCCTCAACAATTTTATCTTCCTCCTCCCCATCTGTTATTCTTTTTCCTCTCCTATTCCCTTTtgatttcccttctccctttattACCCTTTTCCTTTTCCATTTTTTAAACCACAACGAGCAACAATTACACTAcacaaacaacaaatcaaaatacattaaccttttttattcatctttaaaAATCTTTGAAAACTTCAATGGATAGCTAACCACAAAGAAAAACTATAACTCCAAAATTTTACACCACGATTACAAAATCATATCTACTAACTCACCAAATCAACACCCCAAATGAAAAACCAATACTCTAATCAATCAGGACCGTCAATCGTGATCAGAGTATGTAACTGCATACATTAGTAATAACTGCATACATCTCCCAAGGGCATTCATTACACGTCTTTTCAATTATTTTGCTTACTATTTCcaagattttaatttatttatatactttgCAGGCAAAAAATTTACACATtccttttctaaaaaaaaaaaaacaattcgtATTTTATACCCCAACCTACCTATTTGTCCAAAACATTGCTGCCAAAAATCTGTCTCACCTTttttcctaatttttcaaattcacAAGTTGAGCTTTGGACCGATATTTAGATTCTGAATTATAGGTCGAAAGCTCAATCTatccaattaaaaaattttataggtCAAGTTTAGGGGCTGTGATTCATTAGTTATAGTCCGATCAGTTATACCTATAAATCGGAATCCAAATCAATTAACACATGCCAAATAAATCAAAATGAATTTATTCTCCTAACGAACTTATTCACACGAAGTTAAAACACCACCCCGATACACTCACCACAAAATCAGGCCAATATCCTAGACAAATCAAAAACGTGGGTAACCGCCTATAGCACAACAACTTTAAAtataaaaacctaaaaataaaaaaaagatacatTATTTACTCTGAATGTCATCTCCATCATCTGATATTTATTCTAATTTAAAGATTGGAGTGCCTTTATAGATATCCACCGTCACTCTTTTTGAGAAGCCGACATATACTTTATACCGTCCAAAGAAAGGTAAGTTCAAACGTTAAGTGAGATAAGCTATGCTTTGGAGCCGTTGTCCACACAGAAACAAGTAGTATTATTAATTGCATCTTTAGATGAAGTCATTCACACTTCCATAATGATCTGATCTCTGCTTTTCTCAATTTAGGGCTGCAAGCTGCTATCACTTCCATGCATGCATGGTAATATGCTATATATACATGCAGAATGCATAGGTACGTTCATGATTCATTTATTTTGTGTAGTGTTAGAAGATCAACAAATCTTATTATTTTAGTctacattttatatatatatatatagcacatGCATATATGATAAGGTTTCTATgaataaaagattttaaattttttatattttaagtatttttttttttaatttataatcttaatatatattcttaaaacacAAGATAGATAAATTCTTTATATATAAAATCTAAATATATcatctattatattattatacaaAAATACTATACTAATTAAATGCGaactaaaattgataaaaaaaagtgtgtctcttaactttttttatatttaattatgaaaactATTTAATTTGGTATCTTTTATTGTTCACATACAGATTTAATCTTTTATCaaatttatgaataatttttGGAGAGTGTTAGGTAAATAATGACTATCttaaacaacatgaacaaccaccaatcaaataagaATACATTATACTCTAATTTAatgctattaattaaatttagagacctatacttttccttaaatttaagattgatttatttttttaactctattaatttacattattcacacattattcaaaaatattattgattacctatatttttcctaatttttttagtaaatgcAGCATATATTCTCAAAAGTTTGGCCGttattagttaaaatttaaatatgaatgaAATTCTGGCATAAAGTGATAAATTATTTGTCAACTTAAATAAATATTACGGATAATTTTATCTTgtatatacaaaaatttattaatcaattgataaattcttaaatgaaaatgtgacaaattaatttttgatgGGTTGAATAGAGAGATATAGTAACAAAAAATGTTTGGCTATTATTAGTCAAAATTTCAAAGCTTGGTCAAGAAATGAAGTGCGGTCGTCTTTCCGACCACGGTTGGGGATGTTCCAGGTGTTTGTTATCATACCTGCAAGCGACACTTTTCACGTTCAAAATGACATGTATTTACTCTCTGTGGATAAAACAGTATTATagttttgagaaaataaaattttcCCATTTTGATTACTACTGTTATATATAGACATTCTTCTATATAACTAGAGAGCTATATATTCTCTTTTATGTGATGTCTTGTGAGTTTCACAATACCCAACAACTGGTTCTGTACATAGGTGATATTGGTGTTTTGTTTgataaaaaatagagaaaataccATTATTATTCTCTACGAGATACTAAAATGATAttcctttcttttctatttatgaaatatatatattttttttataacttttaaaaaatcttattttaatctattttaaatttttttgtgttatctaatattaactttatctatttttaaaaaaaataaattattttttataaaaatactctttagcaaaaattttatttttttgtcattaaattttgctaaataaaatactctttaataaattattttttattaattaaattatattttaccaaaatatttttttaattaataattaaattattttttttaagatatccttcaataattttttaattattaaattataattttaccaaaatttttgttaacaattatttttatagtttactattaatttttttatatcaatatatattattttaacattaaataaaaaaattttactattgttaatatttataacaataaatatttatttacattgaaaaataattttattaagattttatttaatattaaaataatatatattaatatcaaaaaattaataataaaatataaaaaaattgttaacgatatatttttatgttatctacaaatattttgtttaaattgTCTAAATCTTAATATTGAACGATATATTTTTTACGGGTCCATTcttttatgaaaataaaatatgtaaaaattgtAAGTATCATAAAACTCACAAAAAAATTAGTCTTTTAGTTTTTATACGATAATTATCATTAAATTAAATTActtaaaatattctttttcatATCACAAAAATTAGTCTGATCTTTTACATTTTTTTCCCCTAAAATGCAATGCGCctctttattattttctttttagaaGTGAAGAATTTACCTTCTTAATTATCCGGAGTGGGGAAAATTGAAGGATATGCATTGGATTTGTGCACTAATTAACTTTGACTAACATATGGCTACTTGTTAgggaaaaagttgaaaaaaaaaaaaaccaacattGACATTGGTTTCAGCGAGTATCATTTTAACCAAATCGCAGGCATGTATCTGAGCACCATGCACACAATCAAACATGTTTTTCCAACATGGAATGCATGAGTAGTATTTGATCAGATCAACAAATGTTGCGTAATCATAATTAAGATATCAGGTATATATAGATGcaagaaattatatatattggatCTGGCTATACTACATACAGTAAATTAAACTTGATTGAAATTTTATTGACATGAAACATGTGGTTAAGATAATATAAGAACTGTTGAAATTGAAAGCATTCAACATATAGGACAAGCAATCAAGAAAGTAAGTTCTTAGCTGTCGTCCTAATCATCATATCAGATCATTTTCGTGAAAATAAATCACACAGGGACAAGCAAGCAATTCAAGCTTAAATGGTATTGGAGAgtagaaatcaaattaaaaatcctTCAATAATTCAGGCCATTCCCTCTtcatgaattaattaattaaggtcCAAAATAATCGCTCCGTGGATGGACATATATATAAAACAGCAGTAATGTTTTTTCTTCTAAGAGAGATTCGGTCAATATTTGTCCATCATTGTCGCTTAGAATTGGAGCTAGCAAGGGAACATAAGTTGGAAAAAGAAACTTTTCCAGCACAaaattaaacgttagggacatttCACTATTTCAGTTTTTAGAGTTAACTCGTATCTATCTATCGTTATTATTGTTGCAACACTTCTTATAAATACATgcgtggtttaatttattttcaatgtgtatttgtatttcaacatgtattttatattgatggctaatttggtggctgattttggtgtacacgtagcataacccTTAATTATTAGTACTTAGTATATAGAATTATAAAGGTTACATTctatctagttttttttttttttccctctcaaTTAAGGTAAATCTCCTTCATGATATATATAATCATGTGTGTGTGAAATAGGGTTCTTAAAGGGCAAGTTCAACCCAGTATCCAGATATAATCCTATATATATACCTTTCCTTTCTCCTCTATATATCCCTTTCCTCATCACAATAACTTTTAATAATTAAGAGTTTAAGTTATATTGGCTATGGAGATCAGAATGACAAGCTGAGGAAGGGAGTGACAAATATATATGCTGTTATACATTTTCCTTCTCTTCTTATCTCATTCAATTTGTTGAATCTCAAAGCTAAGGTACCATCTATCTTATATAATCACTGAATAAATGGATCCTTTAATGGTATGTACTAGCCAATTTTCTAGTGTATATAATCACCAGAAATGAATTGATGAAGgaggaaaatatataaaattatatataatataagtttTCACATAGATTGATTATATTTATATGACGGCAGCCAACTAGTATGTTGTTATGTTAGTTAAACAACATTGTAACTAAAAAAACTCAGGACTCAAAGagttcacacacacacacaagctATAAAATGCACTGATGATGAGAATGATCAGAtgaaacaaaaagagttaagtatCTGGAAAATAGCATATGATATATATAGTGAGGAGTTCATTATTTAATCCGTTCCAATAATTTACAAGGATTTACATATGGATGATATATGATGATACATGCAAACATGCACTAGCATATATTTAGTATTTTACATATATAGGTAGCATGCAAGTAGTGTAGTTAACTAACTAAATAGTGCAAGAAGAAAGGAACAAGGCCAAAAAAAGCAGTTCATCAGCGCATGAAAATAAAATGTCTCTTGAAAGAGAAGTTAGCCAAGAAGCAGGGTGGTGGTTGGCTGCGGCGGAAAAGACTTGGGGCAAgatgtttatgttattttgggAGGTGGAGAGCAAGTGTGTTGCCTTCTCCATGAAAAGGTTCATGAGAGGTTCTTGTTGTTGAACCCTATCACTATTATTGACGATGGGGTTCCTAACAAGGCGAATATAGGTGTCCAAGTCATGCACACAAGAAGGGTTTTGGACGttgaagaaatcaagaagcagttCCACGCCCACATGGGCATAACAGGAACAACTCCATGGCAGGTTGTCGTCGTTGAACACAACCCCAGGCAGCTTCGTGATGGGGTCATTCACGTTCGCTATTCTCAGAACTTTGACTCCCAATTCCTCGCACCTCTTCTTGAATTGCAGGTTCCCAACCCTGGGGCCCCCGAAGGAGAAAACGGTTACGGGCACCTCCTCCTGACGGTTACTACTGTTGTTGAGTCCGAGCTCTGCTATGTCGTAGGCAAGCAAGAGAGCGAGAGCGCTACCCAGGCTGTGACCAGCCAGGGTTATGCTCACGCTCTCTCCCTTGTGCTTCCTCATCAACCGCGACACCTCCGAGAGGAGCTGCTCTCTGCAGCTCTGGAGGCCGAACTTCTTGGCGGCGCTCTCCTCGGAGGTGTACAGTGAGAGGAAGCCTGACTCTACTTGGACATCCGGGCGCGGATCTTGCGGATCCAGATTGGCAGGAGTTAGGGCGCTCATGAGGTTGGAAATCCATTCCAGGTTCGTTACTGTTCCCCGGAAGGTTATGACTATGTCCCTCCTTCCAAGCGTTTGAAGGGATTCGTCGGAGGAGACCGCCACGTAGCCGATCCAGCGGGCGGAGGGAGGAATAATGTTGATGTGAGGAGGGGTGGCGTAGATGTACTTGGTGACTTGGTAGTCATGATCACTAGAGTCAGCCATGCCTACCTGCTTCAACATGGTTTTCTTTCCGTACTTGCAGTTGAGGTATCTCTTGGAGGTTGGATCCAAGTCGAAGGCCTTGTAAGAAGCCCTCACGAACTGGCCGTAGCGAATGATCTCTTCACGGAGGAGAGGATGCAAAGGGTTAAGTAGGTTTTCCCAGTCGTTGCACCCTTGAACCTCTCTCCACAAGTTGTAGAGAGTAGTAGTAGTGATTGGCTTGTTTGTGTTGTTGGAGACAAGTGTGTTTATGAATCCCTGTGCttcaagggaggaggaggagtgAAGACGGTTGTTGGTGGTGGGCATGGGGAGTGAAACCTGGCCAAAGGAGTGAGACTTGGGGAGAGTGGTTTGGGAGAAAGTGACGTGGTTGATGCTGGGTGGATGAGTGGCAGAAGCCATGGTGGAAGGGAAGGTGAGAGACAAGACAATAAGTGTTGTGTGTTGTGCTCTCTGGATCAACGAATTCCATTGGGAGTGATTCAGAGACTTTTATAGCAATGCAAGTGGGGATGGAAATCCCTGTGAAAGCAGACTCAAAAGGCATGTTAGGCGAGGGTTTGACCAAGTACTTCTTGCAACAATTTCTAACATACAccaatacatttttatttttttcatttcgcTGACTAACTGGCtaactattttttttcaattaataatcACTTCATTTTTGTCAAAAAATATTCAGAATATTATGAAACTTTTAGCCTTAGAAAATATTTTTGCtgttttagttataaattttgaATCCAATAATATTGAAACATTATTCATCTTAATCTTTACTATTAATTTACTTAGATAAATGTTCAGGTGACATGTTAAAGTTAAATATAAGACTTCTGCATTTATTAATCTatcaatgaaaatgaaaatttataatttctaaatttaacaaaaatatatttatttaagcctacttttaaattttattcatcatctcattagtattttttattttaattataactcaTACTTCATTATATTGTCgtgaattaataaataaatttttcaataataGATATATATAATCAATCAACAATGCTAGAAATCAAGAGGGTACCAGCAAAAAACCAGCCAAATGTCTCTGGGTGAATCCAAAATTTCTAAGTAGATAGTGCTTATACTAGACATTAGGATGTTTCTTCTATTAAGTATCCGAATGtttttttttcatactaaatggacgttcttttatatattttataaatttttttatatactaagaatCGGGATTATTGGAAGTTCCGTAATTTCTGTCCCTATTTCTCTAACGTATCATTCAGAATTTTAATTTGGGGTGAGAAGTAATTAAtattagagaaaaggacaaataggtccctgaccttttgtctcgtggacattttcgtccttaaccattgaaaaatacttttaagtccctgaccttcacaaaatttggacagatcagtccctgacggaggcatttagacggatcagtccctgacggaggtaTTTGGacagagggactgatccgtccaagttttgtgaaggttagggattta harbors:
- the LOC112798284 gene encoding galactolipase DONGLE, chloroplastic-like, giving the protein MASATHPPSINHVTFSQTTLPKSHSFGQVSLPMPTTNNRLHSSSSLEAQGFINTLVSNNTNKPITTTTLYNLWREVQGCNDWENLLNPLHPLLREEIIRYGQFVRASYKAFDLDPTSKRYLNCKYGKKTMLKQVGMADSSDHDYQVTKYIYATPPHINIIPPSARWIGYVAVSSDESLQTLGRRDIVITFRGTVTNLEWISNLMSALTPANLDPQDPRPDVQVESGFLSLYTSEESAAKKFGLQSCREQLLSEVSRLMRKHKGESVSITLAGHSLGSALALLLAYDIAELGLNNSSNRQEEVPVTVFSFGGPRVGNLQFKKRCEELGVKVLRIANVNDPITKLPGVVFNDDNLPWSCSCYAHVGVELLLDFFNVQNPSCVHDLDTYIRLVRNPIVNNSDRVQQQEPLMNLFMEKATHLLSTSQNNINILPQVFSAAANHHPASWLTSLSRDILFSCADELLFLALFLSSCTI